A stretch of Aerococcaceae bacterium zg-252 DNA encodes these proteins:
- a CDS encoding DUF438 domain-containing protein, producing MSERIEVLKNILLDLHHGATPESVQAQFDEHFTGVSAIEISMMEHELMSSDTGITFEDVMKLCNVHANLFKNAVQEVGVADSEQAGHPVHTFRMENMALRSAILRIKRLLAAVQAQPNVEDGLLAGLKRQYELLGQFKRHYSRKEYVMFPIMERYGHDAPPKVMWGVDDQIRDLYDKAYADLLDFPNIPITQVIESFEIFEHEFLEMIFKEESILLMILLETFSQDDWLAIAKDSEQYGYAIIKPEKEWVPERVDFTQAQPSLSVETDIANKEQIIETEQGTLTIKWEPKTDAPQLNDPHQLLPFGHGHLSLHQANLILNHLPIELTFVNKDDIFQYYNNHVPFEEMIFKRNPSQVGRNVELCHPPKLIERVKKVISLLRSGERDKVTMWFKRDEQFVHVTYMAVRNDNGEFEGVLELVQDIQPYFDLDNEMNREIT from the coding sequence ATGAGTGAACGGATTGAAGTTTTAAAAAATATTTTATTAGATTTACATCATGGTGCAACACCTGAATCTGTTCAAGCTCAATTTGACGAACACTTTACCGGAGTCAGTGCAATCGAAATTTCAATGATGGAACATGAATTGATGAGCAGTGACACAGGAATTACCTTCGAAGATGTGATGAAATTATGCAATGTCCATGCCAATTTATTTAAAAATGCCGTACAAGAAGTCGGTGTAGCAGATAGCGAGCAAGCTGGACACCCAGTCCATACCTTTCGCATGGAAAATATGGCATTACGTTCTGCTATATTGCGTATCAAGCGTCTGCTTGCTGCTGTCCAAGCACAACCTAATGTAGAAGACGGATTACTCGCCGGACTTAAACGTCAATATGAGTTACTCGGGCAATTCAAACGTCATTATAGTCGCAAAGAATATGTGATGTTTCCGATTATGGAACGTTACGGTCATGATGCACCACCAAAAGTAATGTGGGGAGTTGACGACCAAATTCGTGATTTATATGACAAAGCCTATGCTGACTTATTGGATTTTCCAAATATTCCGATTACACAAGTGATTGAAAGCTTTGAAATATTTGAACATGAATTTTTGGAGATGATTTTTAAAGAAGAGTCAATTTTGCTAATGATATTACTCGAAACTTTTTCGCAAGATGATTGGTTAGCAATCGCTAAAGATAGTGAACAATACGGCTATGCGATTATTAAGCCAGAAAAAGAATGGGTGCCAGAACGAGTGGATTTTACTCAAGCACAACCGTCTTTAAGCGTTGAAACGGACATTGCTAACAAGGAACAAATCATCGAAACAGAACAAGGAACGCTAACGATTAAATGGGAACCAAAAACTGATGCACCACAATTAAATGACCCACATCAGTTATTACCTTTTGGTCATGGGCATCTAAGTTTGCATCAAGCCAATTTAATTTTAAATCATTTACCAATTGAGCTAACCTTTGTCAACAAAGATGATATTTTCCAGTATTATAATAATCATGTTCCATTTGAAGAAATGATATTCAAACGTAATCCAAGCCAAGTAGGACGTAATGTTGAATTATGTCACCCACCCAAATTGATTGAACGTGTTAAAAAAGTCATCAGCTTATTACGCTCTGGTGAACGTGATAAAGTCACCATGTGGTTTAAACGTGACGAACAATTCGTCCATGTCACCTATATGGCAGTACGAAATGATAACGGAGAATTTGAAGGTGTACTCGAACTCGTACAAGACATACAACCCTATTTTGACTTAGACAATGAAATGAATCGAGAAATAACATAA